In the genome of Bradyrhizobium arachidis, one region contains:
- a CDS encoding HlyD family secretion protein: protein MTPNRKRWLIALVAVALCVGGYFAWQALGGDGLPSGFASGNGRIEAVEIDIATKTPGRIRDILVREGDLVSAGQALAQMDTVQLEAQARQAQAQLRRATIGIETAKSLVTQREAEKKTATAVIAQRSAEYDAADRRLQRSEQLIRTSAVSQQVLDDDRATANGARAAVAAAEAQLAGSEAAIGAAEAQVVDAEAAVEAAKASIESIKADLNDSTLRAPRDGRVQFRVAQPGEVLSAGGRVLNLVDLGDVFMTFFLPTAQAGRVAIGSEVRLVLDAAPQWVIPARATFVASVAQFTPKTVETEVEREKLMFRVRAHIPPDLLRRNIEQVKTGLPGRAFVRLDQKAEWPAQLTENLVK from the coding sequence ATGACACCTAATCGAAAACGCTGGCTGATCGCGCTCGTTGCCGTCGCACTCTGCGTCGGCGGCTACTTCGCTTGGCAGGCGCTTGGGGGCGATGGTCTTCCAAGCGGATTCGCCAGTGGCAACGGCCGCATCGAGGCGGTCGAGATCGATATCGCCACCAAGACACCGGGGCGCATTCGCGACATCCTGGTGCGCGAAGGCGATCTGGTCTCGGCGGGACAGGCGCTGGCGCAGATGGATACGGTGCAGCTCGAGGCGCAGGCTCGCCAGGCACAGGCCCAGCTGCGACGTGCCACGATCGGAATCGAGACGGCCAAAAGCCTTGTCACCCAACGTGAGGCCGAGAAGAAAACGGCGACCGCGGTGATCGCGCAGCGCAGCGCGGAGTACGATGCAGCCGACCGGAGGCTCCAGCGCTCCGAACAGCTGATCAGGACCAGTGCCGTGTCCCAGCAGGTGCTCGACGACGACCGGGCGACCGCCAACGGCGCACGCGCAGCCGTCGCGGCGGCGGAGGCCCAGCTTGCAGGCTCGGAAGCCGCCATCGGTGCGGCCGAGGCGCAAGTGGTCGATGCGGAGGCTGCGGTCGAGGCGGCGAAAGCCTCCATCGAGAGCATCAAGGCCGATCTGAACGACTCGACGCTTCGCGCACCACGTGACGGACGCGTCCAGTTCCGCGTGGCCCAGCCCGGCGAGGTTCTCAGCGCCGGTGGACGCGTGCTCAATCTCGTCGATCTCGGCGACGTCTTCATGACCTTCTTCCTGCCGACGGCCCAGGCTGGCCGTGTCGCGATCGGTTCGGAGGTCCGGCTCGTCCTCGACGCCGCGCCGCAATGGGTCATTCCCGCCAGAGCGACGTTCGTCGCCAGCGTCGCTCAATTCACGCCGAAGACGGTCGAAACCGAGGTGGAACGTGAGAAGCTGATGTTCCGGGTCAGGGCGCACATTCCGCCGGATCTGCTGCGGAGGAACATCGAGCAGGTCAAGACCGGGCTTCCCGGCCGCGCCTTCGTTCGCCTTGATCAAAAGGCCGAATGGCCGGCGCAGCTTACGGAAAATCTGGTCAAATGA
- a CDS encoding DUF992 domain-containing protein: MRKFWHLAAITALTWSCGVAPPAQAEAFRVGRLLCWSTPRVGLVLGSAQSLRCTFYRRHPQRTYIYEGRIRRVGLDIGVTSAGTLSWVVFARNSRIGPGTLRGQYVGASGNVALGPGLGANVLIGGSRRSVMLQPLSIERSIGLNLAAGVTNLTLGPRGRG, encoded by the coding sequence ATGCGAAAGTTCTGGCATCTTGCAGCCATCACTGCGTTGACATGGTCTTGCGGTGTCGCACCACCTGCGCAAGCCGAAGCGTTTCGGGTCGGCAGGCTGTTGTGCTGGTCGACGCCACGTGTCGGACTGGTGCTCGGATCGGCGCAGTCGCTGCGCTGCACGTTCTACCGGCGGCATCCGCAGCGGACATATATCTACGAGGGACGGATCAGGCGCGTCGGCCTCGACATCGGCGTAACCAGCGCCGGCACCCTATCCTGGGTCGTGTTCGCCAGGAACTCGCGGATCGGTCCCGGTACCTTGCGCGGCCAATATGTCGGTGCAAGCGGCAATGTCGCGTTGGGTCCCGGCCTTGGCGCCAACGTTCTGATCGGCGGCTCTCGCCGGAGCGTCATGCTTCAGCCGTTGTCGATCGAACGGTCGATCGGGCTGAACCTTGCCGCCGGCGTGACCAATCTGACGCTTGGACCGCGGGGGCGAGGATGA